The window CTTGAAACCAGACCATTCTTTTCTTCATATTTACTGTCAATATAAGTATACCCAATAGTATATTTCAGCCAGTCTACCGGCCTGTGGCTCCACTCTGCTTCGATTCCTTTGGTTTTGATGTCTCCTACATTTTCTGCAAACCATACTTTGTCTTTAAGGTCATTTTTAACCCAGTCAATAGAATTGCTGGAATTCCTTAAAAATCCGCTTATTTTAGCTAAAATTCTGTTATTCTGATATTGATATCCTACCTCGGATGAAAGCGCATTTTCAGGCTGTAAATTCGGATTTCCCTGTTCCGTTCCGCTTACATAATAAAGTTCGGTAAAGGTTGGTATACGGTGTACTTTTGCAATATTTCCGTAGATTTTACTATTAGGATTAAAGTTATAGCCGACATCCAAACCAGGATAAAAGAAATTCCCTTCTTTAGAATAGTTGGCCCAGGAAATTCCCGGACTGATGTTAAGTTTCTTATCCAGTAATGAAAAATGATGTTCAAAGAAAACCTGAGATACAAAACGGTTTCTGTCGCCCAGATTACTGCTTACCAGAAATTCTTTTCTAAGTTCTACACCAATTCCGGTTGTTCCCAATCCCCATTGGTAGCTGGAATTCACTTCGCCTCCTACATTATTTCCAATGTGCATGTTTCGGTAGAAACCCGGATTCCATCTGTCATAAAGGTACATATCCTGCCCTCTTCTCCAATATACGTTTGAATTAAGTTTCAACTTTCCAAAAGTCTGCTGATGAGCCACACTTACAATAGAAGCCTGCGTTTCCTCATACTGTTTTGTTGCTGCACTGGAAGCATAAAAACCATTAGCCCCGAATTTCTTTTCCGAAAAGCCGGCCTGTACTCTCACATCTCCGTTTTTAATATTCAGTTTCCCCTGATAAAAGACATTTCTGATCTCATAATCAGTATTAAACATATACCCTTCTGAAGAAGCAGAATTAGCCTGAAGGGAGTTAGTAAACTTTTCATTTCCTATCTGAGCATTGAATCCAAGGCCGTAAGTACCGAAATCTCCTCCATCCGCACTGATTTTCACTTTTTTCCCAGGAACCGCTTTGGTAATAATATTGATAACACCGGCATAAGCATTCTGTCCAAAACGTCTGGCAGCCGGCCCTTTTATGATTTCTATTTTTTCTACGTCATCAAGATCCACCGGGATATTCATATTATTATGTCCGGTCTGGGAATCATTCATCCTGATTCCGTTCAGAAGCAGAAGAACCTGCTCAAAAGAGCTTCCCCTGAAACCGATATCACTCTGCACCCCATTGGCTCCTCTCCTTCTGATATCCATTCCTGGTACCTGCTGAAGAATTTCGTCTATACTTTTAGCCGGAGAATTTACAATATCTTCTCTGCTGATAACGCTGATATTCTGGTTAGCACTTTTATAAGGTGTAGAGATAAATTTTCCCTGAAATTCAATGCTTTCAATATCTGTTGTCTTATCCTGTGCATTTACCCAAAGTAAAGATCCCAGAAAAAAAGCACTTCCTATCTTTTTGATCATAATCGTTTCCGTAGTTTTTTATAACAGATCCCAAAAGTAAGAGAGTTCACTAAGACAGGCAAATGATAGTTATCATAAAAAAAGATGCAGCGTAGCGCTGCATCTTTGTGAGGGAGTAATTCTATCTTTTCTTCATTAAATGTGTAACCAGATCTCTGAATAATTTTCTCATTTCTTATTACATATTTAAGGATACAATTTTAAATAATTTTAAAATACAAAACAATAGTTTCATAAAAAAAGTTAACATAATTTCTAAAACTATACAGAATACTGTAGAATAAGCAATAAAATAAGAATAAATCACAAAATCAGTTTCATTTCCCCATTTTCCAATGACTATATTTCAATTTTTTTCTCTTAATTTTCCGTTTATGATAATAATTTTTAACAATAAGATATGCATAAAATTTCCAGTAAAAATTCGTAATTTTGTGGGTCTTAATTTTACGATGAAACTATTCTTTTTCAACTGTATTTTTAAACAGTACTTTTTAATAAAATGATGTTACAGGGATCAGATAGATTGAGGAATAGCTTAAAAGTTCAATTGATGACCGCCCTGAAATATTCAGTGGCAAAACACCATTATACTGACGGCCTTAATGCTGTACAGTCACTTTTATGAATAAACAAAATATGGCTAATACAACAGAAATAGACATAAAAAAACAGATTTTTGTTAAGAATGCACATCTTAACAATCTGAAACATATAGATGTCCTGATCCCGAAGAATAAACTGATTGTTATTACAGGAGTTTCAGGAAGCGGTAAGTCATCTTTGGCCTTTGATACCATTTATGCTGAAGGGCAAAGAAGATATGTTGAAAGTTTAAGTTCTTATGCACGTCAGTTTTTGGGAAAATTAGAAAAACCAAAAGTAGATGATATCAAAGGACTTGCGCCGTCTATTGCGATCCAGCAGAAAGTAATTTCTTCCAACCCGCGTTCTACGGTAGGAACATCTACGGAGATTTATGATTATATGAAACTTCTTTTTGCCAGAATCGGGAAAACTTTTTCTCCTGTTTCGGGTGAAGAAGTGAAAAAAGACTCGGTTTCTGATGTGGTAGATTTTATCAAAGCTTCCAAAAAAGATACTTCTTTTTTATTGACAGCTCCTTTGGAATATGATGCGGACAATTTCAAAGAAACCCTGAATATTCTGAAGCTGGCAGGTTTCACAAGACTTGAAATCAACGGGAACCTAGCAGGAATTGAAGACCTGGAAAGCTTTGGATTTGCTCCTGAAAAAGGAATGGTGATCAATCTTGTTATTGACCGTTTCTCCTATGAAGAAGACGAAAGTTTTTTACAAAGACTTGCAGATTCTATTCAGATGGCATTTTATGAAGGACGAGGCTATTGTTCATTAAAAAATACAGATACTGAAAAGGTAAAAGAATTCTCCAATAAGTTTGAACTGGACGGAATGGAGTTTCTTGAGCCGAATGTTCATTTTTTCAGCTTTAACAACCCATATGGAGCATGTCCTGCATGTGAAGGATATGGAAAAGTAATCGGAATAGATGAAGATCTTGTAATCCCCAATAAAACATTATCTATCTACGAAGATGCCGTTGTCAGCTGGAGAGGTGAGACTATGAGTGAGTGGAAAAAAGACTTCATCAAAAAGGCTGGAGATTTCCCTATTCATAAACCTTATCACCAATTAACAAAAGAGCAGAAAAACTTCCTTTGGAAAGGTGACGGAAAAAACAGTTTCCCATCCATCAATAATTTCTTCAAAATGCTTGAAGAAAACTTATATAAAATTCAGTACAGGGTAATGCTTTCACGCTACAGAGGAAAAACCCTTTGTCCTACATGTGAAGGATTGAGGCTTCGTGAAGAAACCAGCTGGGTAAAAGTAGACGGACATAACATCCAGTCGATGATAGAACTTCCTTTGGATGAACTGGCTCCGGTGATCAATGGGCTGAAGCTTTCAGATCACGACAAAGAAGTTGCTAAAAGGCTGATCTATGAAATTACAACCCGTCTTGAATTTTTACTAAAGGTAGGATTAGGATATTTAACATTAAACAGGACTTCCAATACCCTTTCAGGAGGAGAAAGTCAGAGAATCAACTTAGCGACCAGCTTAGGAAGTTCTTTGGTAGGTTCTATCTATATTCTGGATGAACCTTCTATTGGTCTTCACTCTAAAGACACGGAAAACCTGATTGAAGTATTGAAAAATCTTCGTGACCTTGGAAATACTGTAATTGTGGTGGAACATGACGAAGATGTAATGAGAGCCGCTGATTATATTATTGATATTGGTCCTGAAGCAGGCTACCTTGGTGGTGAACTGGTATTTGCCGGAGATTATAAAGACCTGAAAAAAGCCAACACGCTTACTTCGGAATATCTTACCGGAAGACTGGAAATTGAGGTCCCGAAAAAACGAAGAAAAGGAAAGGAATGGATTCACATTAAGGGAGCCCGTCAGAATAACCTTAAAAATATAGATGTAGATGTTCCTTTGGAAAGCCTTGTTGTAATTTCCGGGGTTTCAGGAAGCGGAAAATCTACTTTGATGAAAGAAATCCTTACCAATGACATTCAGATCCAGCTTGGAATGGGTGGAAAAAAAGGAGATTATGATTCTGTAGAATTCCCGAAAAAACTGATTAAAAATATTGAATTGATTGATCAGAATCCGATTGGAAAATCATCCCGTTCAAACCCGGTAACTTATTTAAAAGCTTACGACGACATCCGTGATCTTTTTGCCAAACAGAAAGTAGCGAAAATGATGGGTTACAAGCCTAAACATTTCTCTTTTAACGTAGATGGCGGAAGATGTGATGAATGTAAAGGAGAAGGAGTTATCAACGTTTCTATGCAGTTTATGGCAGACATTGAGCTTGAATGCGAGGTTTGTAAAGGAACACGATTTAAAAACGAGATCCTTGAAGTAAAATTTGATGAGAAAAACATCTCGGATATTCTTCATATGACCGTAAATGAAGCACTGGAATTCTTTAAAGATAATAATGAAGAAAAGATTGTAACGAAACTGAAGCCTCTTCAGGAAGTAGGCTTAGGATATTTACAGCTTGGACAAAGCTCTTCTACCCTTTCCGGCGGTGAGGCACAACGTGTGAAACTGGCTTCATTCCTTGTAAAAGGGGTAACAACGGATAAAACCTTGTTTATCTTTGATGAACCTTCCACAGGACTTCACTTCCATGACATTCAGAAGCTATTGAAATCACTGCAGGCATTGATTGATCTTGGGCATTCCGTGATTGTTATTGAGCACCAGCCTGATATTATCAAATGTGCAGATTATATTATTGATATCGGTCCGGAAGCAGGAAAACACGGTGGCGAAGTTGTATTTGCAGGAACTCCTGAAGACCTCATTAAAAATAAAAAGTCCTATACGGCAAAATATATCAAAGAAAAACTTGAACAATAAATAAAATCGGCTGTTTTAAAACAGCCGATTTTTTATTTAGATTCTCTATCTTTATTCAACCATTACAAAATTATTCTTTATGCCCTGGAATCCCGAACTATACGATCAGTACAAAGATGTACGCTACAAACCTTTTTACGATTTAGCAGCATTAATCAAGCCTGAAAGCAATATAAAAGCCATTGACTTAGGCTGCGGTACCGGAGAACAAACCTCCATTTTAACCGAAAAACTGACAGGTTCTACTTTTTTAGGAATTGATTCATCAGCAGAAATGCTTGAAAAATCCAGGAAGTTTGAAAATGAGAATCTGCATTTTAAACTTCAGACCATTGAAGAAACAGCACAGTCTCATCAGAAATGGGATCTTGTCTTTAGTAATGCCGCTTTACAATGGGCTGATGATCACAAAACTTTATTTCCTAAAATCATTGGACTGCTATCTTCCGGAGGTCAGTTAGCTATTCAGATGCCTGTTCAGAAAGAAAATATCCTGAATCAGATTTTAACGGAAATGGCAGATGAAGAGCCTTATGCATCACAGTTAAATCATTTCAATCGTGATTCACCGGTACTTTCAATGGATGATTATGCACAGATACTGTTTGATAACGGAATTCAGGATATTGAAATTTTCCAGAAGGTTTATCCTATTATTGCCGATGATTATGAGGCTTTATATGAATTTATTTCAGGAACAGCCTTATTACCTTACCTGGAACGTCTGGAAGGAGATCAGAAAGAAAGTTTCATTACTGAATTTAAATCACGCATAGCACAAAGGTTTACAAAATATCCGGCCATCTATGCATTTAAACGCATCCTGATGTATGGCCGTAAAAAATAAAAGATATTAAAACAGAAACAGCTGTCTCAGAATTCAAATAGTTTGAACTTTGTCATTGACTACGTCGAATCTTCGATTTCTGACGAAGGAAGAATCTCATTGATAACCAATATATGAGATTCTTCACTACATTGCAGAACTTTGTTCGCAGACACCTTCAGTCTGTGTTCAGAATGACATTTCTGAGACAACTACTTCTGTTTATTAATAAAATAGTTACTCTTTCAGATTATACAAAAACGGGCTTTTCCTGATATACTCAGAATTTTCAATCTGAGAAGCCAAAAACTCAGCAAGATCTGCAGCACTGATACCTTCACCTTTGCAGTCTGTGAGACTTGTTTCAGCTTCAAAACTTTCTTCTGTAAGATGAATCAACGGTAACCTTACCAAAGTCCAGTCCAGATTGCTTCCCAAAAGAAGTTCGTATTCTTTTTGTTTGTCTGCTGTTGTCTCAGGATAATTCTGGTACATCCAGTCTGTTGCCATTTTTACCTTTTCATTTTTTTGATCAAATGGTGTATTCACACTCAAACCTGTGGTTACAATATAACGACTGATCCCATGATAATTCATCGCCCTGATTATATTTTTCGCGGCATCACTGAATATAGATTTCTCTCCTTTTGGCTGCCCTAAAGTGCTCATTACAATATTAGCTCCTTCAATCAATAAACCGACAGCTGTTTCATCTCTTACATCTCCTTTTACCACTTCAATTAAGGAATTTTGAGTGGTAAAATTTTCAGGATGTCTTACTAAAAGTTTAAGGGAATATCCTTTTTTCAAAAGGTTTTGAACCAGATATTGTCCGGATTTTCCTGTTCCGCCGATGATGGCAATTTTATAGGTTTTCATAATGATTTTTTTAATATTAAACATTAATAATCAACAGCAGATTAACCGCTAATGACTGTTGATACTGCAAATGACGTATTGTCTTTGCTTTTAAATATGATATAAAATGGATTGGGTTCAGAACATTGAACCTAAGATGTTCAGGGCTAAAAATAACACCTGATAATAGTAATATGTATTACGAGATTTTAATGAATTAAAGTTACCTATTTTCCATCATTAAAAAATCAAAAAATTTATGATTTTGACAACATTTATTAAAAGAGAAAGTGTTTAACTTTGATAACAATCTTACTATCAACATATTCCAAAAAAAAAAAAAAAAAAACTTACACCAAAACAAAATAATAATATGGAACCATTTACAGTAAACATTCCCGAATCGGTAATAACCGACCTGAAAAACCGTATCCAAAACACCAGATGGCCGGCTGAACCAGATGGCTCTGGCTGGAACTACGGCACCAACGAAACTTATCTGAAAGAGCTTACCAGCTACTGGATAAACAATTACAACTGGAAGACGCATGAACAGCAGTTAAATCAGTATCCGCAGTATACAACCCGCATAGACGGTATTCTGATTCATTTTCAATACATCAGAGGAAAAGGTCCCAACCCCAAGCCACTGATCCTTACCCATGGCTGGCCGGACAGCTATTACCGTTTTCATAAAATCATTCCATTGCTTACCGAAGGCGAACAGAGTTTTGATTTGATTATCCCTTCTATTCCGGGATTTGGGTTTTCTGATAAAATAGCAGTCAGTAGTGAAAAGGTCGCCGATCTGTGGAAAAAACTGATGACGGAAGTACTTGGGTATGAAAAATTCTGTGCTGCCGGAGGAGATATAGGTATGGGCGTTGTCAAATCATTAACTTCAAAGTATCCGGAAGTACTGGAAGCCGTTCATCTTACAGATGTAGGGTACCCAACCGGTCAGGAAGATCCGGCAACAATGAGTGAAGATGAGAAACAATTCGCGCAGTTTGTCCAGCACTGGTGGTACAGTGAAGGAGCTTACGCGATGGTACAGTCTACCAAACCTCAGTCTCTTGCTTATGGACTGAACGACTCTCCTATCGGACTTGCAGGCTGGATCATAAGCTTTATCAACGCCGGATCGCCACCGGAATTAATAGAAACTGCCTTTGGAGGAAAGGATGAAATCCTCACCAATATTATGATTTACTGGGTAACCCAAACAATAGGATCTTCTGCCAGAATGTACAAAGAAGATGCTGCCGCTTTATGGAGCGGAACTCACGTTCATCACAAAAGCAATATTCCGGCCGGAGTACTCGTATTTCCCCGTGAAGCCCAGTTTCCCAAAGAGTGGGCAGAACGTTTCGTGAATGTGACCAGCTTTAAAAAGATGAGTGAAGGAGGTCATTTTGCCGCATTGGAATTACCTCATATATTTGCAGATGAACTAAGATCATTCTTTTATTCTGCTAAATAAAATAATCCATGAAATACTTCTTTTCTATTCTTTTTGCCATACCTCTTTTTATAACCAGTTGTGCTGTACAAAATAGAAATACTCAAAGTCATGATTATGAAGTAAAACTGGATACGTTAGCTATGTTTGACCAAAGCAGAAACCGTAAGATTCCTGTTGCCTTTTATTATCCAAAATCTGATAAAAAGATTCCCGGCCAGCAGATCGTCATCTTCAATCATGGGTATGGTTTCAATAAAGGCGGAGATTATTTTGTGTATTCTTATTTAACGGAAAAACTGGCTTCAAAAGGTTATTTTACGGTAAGCATTCAACATGAGCTGACGACAGACAGCCCTTTACCAACAGAAGGAAATTTACAGTTGGTAAGAAGGCCTTTCTGGCAAAATGGTTCGGATAACATTCTGTTTGTAATTAATGAACTTAAAAAGACAAAACCGGAACTGGATTATAAACATCTGACATTAATAGGACACTCCAATGGCGGTGATATGGCAGCATTATTCGGTAATCAGCACCCTAACCTGGTGTATAAACTGATTACAATGGATAACCGGAGAATGTTCCTGCCAAGAACTTCAGTTCCTAAAATTTATACTTTACGTTCTAACGATTATCCGGCTGATGAAGGAGTACTACCAAGCGAAACAGAGCAAAAAAAGTATTCTATGACAGTACAAACAACCTCCATCAACCATGGTCATATGGACAATAAAGGCAGTGATGACGAGAAAAAAATCTTAAGTGATTTTGTTTTAAAATATCTTTCTGAACAGGAATTTTAAGAAATCATATGTAAAGTCTAAAATTTGTTAATCCTTCTAAACCATTACTAAAATTTGTTAACAGAGTGTATATTTGTTGACAAGTTCTTTATTTTAGCCAAAATTAATAACTATGAAAAAATTGACCTACACTATGATAGCAGCATTTCTGTTCTGCTCAGTGGAAGCTCAAATACAAAATGCCGGTTTTGAAAACATGACAGATGGGTTACCCAATCACTGGAATATTAAAAAAACGGATTTATACGAAGGAAAGGTAGATTATACACAATACTTCGGAGGAAAAGCCTCGATGCAGCTTACAGGAAAATCTGATGATACCAAAAATTTTCAATCTTTCTCTCAAAAAGTTCCTCTTGACATTCAGGAATTACAGAAAATAGAAATAAGTGCCTATGTAAAATCTGAAAACACCCATGGAATAATCAATCTATGGACTCAGGTAAAAGATGAAAATGGTAAAATGATTGACTTCGGAAATTCAGAATCACAGCAAAAATCTATTGCTGTGAATAAAGACTGGACAAAATATTCTTTAATTTTCACTGTTGATAAAAATGTAAAAAGCCTGCTTCTTGGAGGGGTATTTACAGGGAACGGAACAGTTTGGTTTGATCATTTTGAGCTCAATAAAATTGCGTCTTCAAAAGATGAACCTTCAAAAGTTTCTGCCAGATACATTCAGGAGTTTAGAGATATTGTGAAAAAGAATTCTATTTTTTCAGATAGATTAGACTGGAAGAATATTGATACCAATCTGAATTACCTTGCAAAAGGAATGAAAACCATTGATGATACAGATACCGCTTTAAATTATATCATCAAAAGCCTGAGAGAAGCTGGTGATAACCATTCTTTCATTGATGGCAAAGAACGTACAGAAAAACTGAAAACTACCAATACCAATGATGCAAAGCCTGATTCCAGACTAATCAACCAGAACATCGGGTATGTTTCTGTTCCGGGTTTTGCTTCTTTAAATACGGAAGTTGGAGATGCTTTTGCCTTACAGATTCACAGTATGATTAAAAAACTGGACTCTGAAAATAAGATTAAAGGCTGGATTGTAGACCTGAGAACCAACACCGGAGGAAATATGCACCCTATGATCAGTGGACTTGGAAGCCTGATCGGTGAAGGAACACTGGGGTATTTTGTTTATAATGGTAAAAAGAGTCCATGGATCTATAAAAACAGAAAGTTTGGTCCGCATAAAATTGAGGAACCTTATGAGCTTAAGAGCGGTCAGTCAAAAATAGCGGTGCTGATTGGTCCAAGTACAGCAAGCTCCGGAGAAGCTACCACCATTGCTTTTATTGGAAAGAACAATGTAAAATTAATTGGGCAGCCTTCAGCAGGATATACTTCAGCAAACAGACCTTATACTTTAAGTGACGGTAAAAGTCTTGCTTTGGCCACTTCTTACGAAATGGACCGTAACGGAAAAGTCTATTACGGAAAGATAGATCCGGACATTCCTGTAGAACCGAAAGAAGGAAAGGATATGGATATTGAGGCAGCAAAAAACTGGATTTTAAACTAGCAGCAAAGTTATCCACAACAAATTGTGGATAACTTGTGAATTTTAACATTAAATTCATATTTCGTATTAAAATAATTACTACATTTACTATGTAATAAAAATCGAAGTGGAAACTTTATTTGCTTTTCTTACTACTATTGAAATTGCAATTAAATTTGAAATAAAAATTTAAGCACAGCATTGTCGGCTGTGCTTTTTATTGTTGTCTAATTAAAAAAATGAGATGTATTTATCTACTGGATCTGCTCCTAAAGGGCAGATTCTTTTATCCATATACCCTTTTTAAATAACGCTTTCTGAAGATTATTTGACTCAGTCAAAATCTGGAAAAAAGTATTTTGTACCGCTTACATTTTGACGCAAAGGTTTAATAATATAAAATGTATATTCTAAAGGGAGCAGGAATATAATCAACTTCGTTGATTCTTTATAAGCAAACGTATAGCTTCATCTGCGACATTGTCGCTTTCTTAGCTTCCTTATTAATAATGGATTGAATTTTGTCTTTGCGTTTGAAAAAAGTTTCAGAGAATGAAGTTTAGAAAAGTAAAGACAGAGCTTCTTTTAAATCAGGCCTCATAGTTCAATGGATAGAATAAAAGTTTCCTAAACTTTAGATTCAGGTTCGATCCCTGGTGAGGTCACTTATATATTTAATACTTTCCCAACAAAAAACCTCCTATGCATTAGGAGGTAAAAAAAAAATGTCTCTTTCAACTAATTTGAATTATCCAATCTTCAAATATAATGCAAACAGGAATTTACGGATATGACTGTAGTCATAACTCTACGGGTATGGTAAATTTTTAGAGCAGGAATTAAAGTTTATTAGAAAAGAATCTGACGGCTTTTTTAGCTAATAAATAATCCCCACCTAACAGTGGGGAATATCTATTTCCCAAAGAACAGATCTGCTTCTGCCTTTCTTCTTCGGATAAGCCCATTTAATATTTTTCCGCCAGCAGCAATATATTTCGTAGTAAACCAATTTCTGATTTCTAAATCTGCTGCTCTTTTGTTGATGAGAGAAAACAAAGTCTCAGATCCTCCGGTATTGTAAGCATGAGAAACCAGCGCATCAAACTGATTCTGATTGAGTTCTATTTTCACTTTCGAGTTCACTATTTTCTCATAAGATGGCAGGACTTCAGCGAATAACTCTGCTCCTTTTTCTTTTGTGATTGGCGGATCTTTCATCGTTACTTTCTTTCCTCCGGGATAGTAAGTGTTACCATACCCTATTGTCGGAATTCCTGCAGAATCCAGATAAGGCTTAGCACTGAAGCCTTCAAATGATACGATCAGATTGATTCCTTTTTGTGATGTTTTCATGTATTTAGTTTTATGTATTATTCAGCAAAATTAAAATTGTAAATCCCAAAATCGTGAGGAAAAACCCCTATTTTAATGCTAGTGTCTAATCTTTTTTGTTTGCTGTTTATCTTCGGCTTTTTCCAATTTATTTTCAACTTTTTTAGCGGACGTTTGTTGAGAATTTGCCCAATCTCTGAATGTATTGAGGTTGTATTTATAAAAACAAAAAAACCTCCCGAATCACCGGAAGGTTATACTGTAATTTGTCAGAAATATGAAATTTCAATGGGCCAAATATAGCAAGTGTTTAATGTCACAAAATATGATCCGGATCATACTGCTATGGAAAATATTTCATGTATGCAACGAAGAATAAAACCATTAGGTTTGAAATTATCGCTTGAAAAATATCTGTTACTTTTCATTCATCATTCAATTTTTATCAAATTAAATTGTACTTTTGTTTTCTATTATGCAAAAATTTCTCAGAGTCTTTTTTGTTTTCTCTTTACTTCTGATATTTGTTTCTAATGTCAGCGGCGTAACAACGTGTTTTGATCATGCTAATCATGCCAAAAGTAAAGTGATCTATAAAAAAGGTTCCAAAGAAGAGAAAATTCCTACCTTTTCACAGGATGATGAATGTCAGTGTGCACTTCATATGCATATGAACAATGTTCTCCTTCCTGAACCTTTGGATATGGATTTTGTTATCAATACTACGAATGACAACGAAATGCCTCAGCCCAAAGCTATTTCATACCGTTGTCTTCTCGACTTCTTCAGCTCCCGGGCTCCCCCATCTTCATTTTTCGCAGCAGCTTAATTTATACTGCTGTCATTTTTCATATACAGATTTTTTAGTCTGTACTGTTATTCCGTGGATACCTGTGTTTTCACACACTTAAAGATATCCTTTTATTAATGGGCATATTCAAGGTCCGTACATCCCTATTCATGACTACCTGTAATTTTAATTATCCGGGAATAATTTTTTGTATTTCCCCAAATTCTGTGAAACTTTTAAGTTTAAGTTTCATTACCGTATCCTCATTTCTGTATGCGCAGTCCCGCCCTGAAGATTCTTTATCTACAATGGTACAAACGGTTGAAATTATCGGAAGAAAGTCTAAAGATTATACTTCCGACTACTCTTTTGCCGCCACCAAGATTGCTATGAAAAACAAAGATCTGCCTTTAACTCTTAATACGGTTACCAAGGAATTGATTACCGACCGCCAGGCTTTTCAGCTTGGAGATGTTATGAAAAATGTGAACGGAGTCTCTCCTTCCAGTTATTACAACCAATACAACATTCGGGGAATCAGTCAAAATGAAGAAGGGCAGATTATCAATGGAATGCGGACCAGACAGTATTATTTTTTACAGCCTATGACTTCCAATATAGAGCGTGTGGAAGTTTTCAAAGGTCCTGCAAGCATTACCATGTCCAGTGTAGATCCCGGAGGAACAATTAATATGGTTACCAAAAAACCATTGTCAGTTTCCCGTCACGAGATCAGTTTATCAGGAGGCAGTTTTGATACGTACCGTGTCACCACAGATCTTACAGGCCCTTTAAATAAGAGTAAAACCTTGCTGTATCGTTTTAATGGCGCTTACCAAAATGCTCAGTCGTTCAGGGATCATGTTAAAAACAGTGGCGTTTTAATTTCTCCTTCCATCACATTTGTTCCGAATGAAAAAACATCTGTGAATATAGAAATGATTTTTAATGATCTTTATGGAAACCTGGACAGAGGGCAGCCTATTTTCGGTGCCGTTGCAGGAAAAACAGATCTGAACAGTACTCCAAGAACATTAAACCTGGGAGCACCTGATGACTTTTTTAAAACCAGGGAACTGATTATAATGGGAAGTGCTGCCCATCATTTTAACGAAGCTATAAGTTTTAATGCATCTTATATGAAGCAATA of the Chryseobacterium viscerum genome contains:
- a CDS encoding epoxide hydrolase family protein; amino-acid sequence: MEPFTVNIPESVITDLKNRIQNTRWPAEPDGSGWNYGTNETYLKELTSYWINNYNWKTHEQQLNQYPQYTTRIDGILIHFQYIRGKGPNPKPLILTHGWPDSYYRFHKIIPLLTEGEQSFDLIIPSIPGFGFSDKIAVSSEKVADLWKKLMTEVLGYEKFCAAGGDIGMGVVKSLTSKYPEVLEAVHLTDVGYPTGQEDPATMSEDEKQFAQFVQHWWYSEGAYAMVQSTKPQSLAYGLNDSPIGLAGWIISFINAGSPPELIETAFGGKDEILTNIMIYWVTQTIGSSARMYKEDAAALWSGTHVHHKSNIPAGVLVFPREAQFPKEWAERFVNVTSFKKMSEGGHFAALELPHIFADELRSFFYSAK
- a CDS encoding alpha/beta hydrolase, yielding MKYFFSILFAIPLFITSCAVQNRNTQSHDYEVKLDTLAMFDQSRNRKIPVAFYYPKSDKKIPGQQIVIFNHGYGFNKGGDYFVYSYLTEKLASKGYFTVSIQHELTTDSPLPTEGNLQLVRRPFWQNGSDNILFVINELKKTKPELDYKHLTLIGHSNGGDMAALFGNQHPNLVYKLITMDNRRMFLPRTSVPKIYTLRSNDYPADEGVLPSETEQKKYSMTVQTTSINHGHMDNKGSDDEKKILSDFVLKYLSEQEF
- a CDS encoding S41 family peptidase; protein product: MKKLTYTMIAAFLFCSVEAQIQNAGFENMTDGLPNHWNIKKTDLYEGKVDYTQYFGGKASMQLTGKSDDTKNFQSFSQKVPLDIQELQKIEISAYVKSENTHGIINLWTQVKDENGKMIDFGNSESQQKSIAVNKDWTKYSLIFTVDKNVKSLLLGGVFTGNGTVWFDHFELNKIASSKDEPSKVSARYIQEFRDIVKKNSIFSDRLDWKNIDTNLNYLAKGMKTIDDTDTALNYIIKSLREAGDNHSFIDGKERTEKLKTTNTNDAKPDSRLINQNIGYVSVPGFASLNTEVGDAFALQIHSMIKKLDSENKIKGWIVDLRTNTGGNMHPMISGLGSLIGEGTLGYFVYNGKKSPWIYKNRKFGPHKIEEPYELKSGQSKIAVLIGPSTASSGEATTIAFIGKNNVKLIGQPSAGYTSANRPYTLSDGKSLALATSYEMDRNGKVYYGKIDPDIPVEPKEGKDMDIEAAKNWILN
- a CDS encoding lysozyme, whose amino-acid sequence is MKTSQKGINLIVSFEGFSAKPYLDSAGIPTIGYGNTYYPGGKKVTMKDPPITKEKGAELFAEVLPSYEKIVNSKVKIELNQNQFDALVSHAYNTGGSETLFSLINKRAADLEIRNWFTTKYIAAGGKILNGLIRRRKAEADLFFGK